A single Scleropages formosus chromosome 4, fSclFor1.1, whole genome shotgun sequence DNA region contains:
- the vps26c gene encoding vacuolar protein sorting-associated protein 26C: MSVGLDIRLKRANKVYHEGEVLAGVVVISSKEAVQHQGISLTMEGLVNLQLSSKSVGVFEAFYNSVKPIQLITSNIEVVKPGKVPGGKTEIPFEFPLHAKGNKVLYETYHGVFVNIQYTLRCDMKRSLLAKDLSKTCEFMVHCQPQKGRLQPSPVDFSITPETLQNIRERVSLPKFLIRGHLDATSCVITQPLTGELVVENSEVPIKSIELQLVRVETCGCAEGYARDATEIQNIQIAEGDVCHGLPIPIYMIFPRLFTCPTLETTNFKIEFEVNVVIVLQDDHLITENFPLKLCRV; the protein is encoded by the exons ATGAGCGTCGGACTGGATATCAGACTCAAGCGAGCAAATAAAGTGTATCATGAAGGG GAGGTATTGGCAGGTGTGGTGGTCATCAGCAGCAAGGAAGCAGTGCAGCACCAGGGCATCTCCCTGACCATGGAGGGTTTGGTGAACCTACAGCTCAGCTCCAAGAGTGTAGGTGTGTTCGAGGCCTTCTACAACTCCGTCAAG CCCATCCAGCTTATCACCAGCAACATCGAGGTGGTGAAGCCAGGAAAGGTCCCAGGGGGCAAGACAGAAATCCCTTTTGAGTTCCCACTGCATGCAAAGGGCAACAAAGTGCTGTACGAGACCTACCATGGTGTCTTTGTCAACATccag TATACCCTGCGCTGTGATATGAAGCGCTCTCTACTGGCCAAAGATCTGAGCAAGACCTGTGAGTTCATGGTCCACTGTCAG CCACAGAAAGGAAGGTTGCAGCCAAGTCCAGTAGACTTCAGCATCACACCCGAGACGCTGCAGAACATTAGAGAG AGGGTCTCCCTGCCCAAGTTCCTGATCCGCGGCCATCTCGATGCCACCAGCTGCGTGATCACGCAGCCCCTGACCGGCGAGTTGGTGGTGGAGAACTCAGAGGTGCCCATCAAGAGCATCGAACTGCAGCTGGTCCGAGTGGAGACATGTG GCTGTGCAGAAGGCTATGCGAGGGATGCCACCGAGATCCAGAACATTCAAATAGCAGAGGGAGATGTGTGCCATGGCCTGCCTATTCCCATCTATATGATCTTCCCCAGACTCTTCACCTGCCCAACCCTCGAGACCACCAACTTCAAAATTG AATTTGAAGTGAATGTAGTGATAGTTCTACAAGATGACCACCTGATCACAGAGAACTTCCCTCTCAAACTCTGCCGGGTCTGA